One Thermodesulfobacteriota bacterium DNA window includes the following coding sequences:
- a CDS encoding SAM-dependent methyltransferase yields MNDLTEIIKEEIINKGGITFAEFMETALYHPGLGYYTSGGARVGKSGDYYTSPSVDPAFGEVLAGFIARSASLLNAPGLRVMEFGGGAGTLAGDILDSLERNHPECYARAEYLIIEKRSPTPDALDKELEKHGAKIEFISDISEMGPDGVSGIILSNELVDALPFHRVRFRGGSLSEIFVTLRNNEFAEVEGEPSTPEISRYFDGYGISFRDGQEAEVNLNARRWLEAADKALKKGFILTIDYGFLAPELYGPERMKGTYKCMHKHSISENPYENIGGQDITAHVDFSNLIRTGDSLGLKKIKYTTQGQFLIDWGVLDFMSAGMYGGESLSADETFKRNRAIKNLFLPDSMGNSFKVLLQSKNIETSIEDFYPESTLKLSFGVL; encoded by the coding sequence ATGAACGACCTTACGGAAATTATCAAAGAGGAGATTATAAATAAAGGCGGAATCACATTCGCCGAATTCATGGAGACGGCCCTCTACCACCCCGGGCTCGGTTACTACACGTCAGGCGGCGCAAGGGTCGGGAAAAGCGGGGACTATTATACGAGCCCGAGCGTCGATCCCGCGTTCGGAGAGGTGCTGGCAGGGTTTATAGCGAGATCGGCGAGCCTCCTTAACGCACCCGGGCTCCGCGTTATGGAATTCGGCGGGGGGGCAGGGACCCTCGCCGGAGACATACTCGACTCACTCGAGCGGAACCACCCGGAGTGCTACGCGAGGGCGGAATACCTGATAATTGAAAAGAGAAGCCCGACGCCTGATGCGTTAGACAAAGAGCTCGAGAAGCATGGAGCAAAAATTGAATTCATCTCCGATATTTCCGAAATGGGGCCTGACGGAGTGAGCGGGATTATCTTATCGAACGAGCTCGTAGACGCCCTGCCCTTCCATCGGGTGAGATTCAGAGGCGGATCCTTGAGTGAAATATTCGTCACGCTCAGGAACAATGAATTCGCGGAGGTTGAGGGCGAGCCGAGCACGCCCGAGATATCGCGATACTTCGACGGCTACGGCATTTCCTTCAGAGACGGTCAGGAAGCAGAAGTAAATCTTAACGCGCGAAGGTGGCTTGAAGCGGCCGACAAGGCACTCAAGAAAGGCTTCATTCTGACGATAGACTACGGATTCCTCGCTCCCGAGCTCTACGGCCCTGAACGTATGAAGGGTACATATAAGTGCATGCATAAACACTCTATCAGCGAGAACCCCTACGAAAACATCGGCGGGCAGGATATCACAGCCCACGTGGACTTCAGCAATCTTATCAGGACAGGCGACTCGCTCGGGCTTAAAAAGATAAAATACACAACACAGGGACAGTTTCTCATAGACTGGGGCGTGCTCGATTTCATGTCCGCCGGAATGTACGGGGGGGAGAGCCTGTCCGCCGATGAAACATTTAAAAGGAACAGGGCGATAAAGAACCTTTTTCTTCCGGACTCCATGGGGAACAGCTTCAAGGTGCTGTTGCAGTCAAAGAACATTGAAACTAGCATCGAAGACTTCTACCCGGAATCGACTTTGAAGCTGAGCTTCGGAGTATTGTGA
- a CDS encoding TetR/AcrR family transcriptional regulator, translated as MNKSKEKILASAKELFHENGFQQTSVDEILKKSGVTKSNFYYHFKSKEELGLVILERLIRQYEADVLVKTLGNKSLGPSERLVEFYNSVRTFHRDLQNPKGCPFGNLAIEMSGSNENFREKLSTFFNSWEKVIEGCIQEGMSTGEFRGDLPPGVIAQLILSHLEGAIMMVKTHRSIEPLSSGSQTILRLLRAA; from the coding sequence TTGAACAAAAGCAAAGAAAAAATACTGGCAAGCGCGAAGGAGCTCTTTCACGAAAACGGCTTTCAGCAGACGTCGGTAGACGAGATTCTTAAAAAGAGCGGCGTAACGAAGAGCAATTTCTACTATCACTTTAAAAGCAAGGAAGAGCTCGGCCTTGTGATACTCGAAAGACTCATCAGGCAATATGAAGCCGACGTGCTTGTTAAAACCCTTGGTAATAAATCACTCGGACCGTCCGAGAGGCTCGTCGAATTCTATAACTCAGTCAGAACATTCCACAGGGATTTGCAGAACCCAAAGGGGTGCCCTTTCGGAAACCTCGCAATTGAAATGAGCGGATCGAACGAAAACTTCAGAGAGAAGCTTTCGACATTCTTTAACTCATGGGAGAAAGTCATAGAGGGATGCATACAAGAGGGTATGAGCACAGGGGAATTCCGGGGCGACCTTCCCCCCGGAGTGATCGCCCAGCTGATCCTCTCCCACCTGGAAGGTGCGATAATGATGGTTAAAACACACAGGTCCATAGAACCGCTTTCTTCAGGGAGCCAAACAATTTTGAGGCTTTTAAGAGCCGCCTGA
- a CDS encoding carboxymuconolactone decarboxylase family protein — protein sequence MSEYLFKSDISSDMALLKELNPELHGAWMNLHNGVFSDGALTQKEKQLIAVAAAHITRCPYCIRSRVRQSKNLGASDQEIIEAIYVAFRFAMGGPYAYSSIAFEAHDALEHNIPLTEGHFFKKDITKEINEFSKCSGENSEAFKEFTKKVFADGALSKDFKRGLMGLACGHMTKCPYCIRGCVKDARSAGYTKEQMAEAINVGMVMSAGACFAYTSIAMDTLAGLNEKSKKRAVK from the coding sequence ATGTCCGAATATTTATTCAAGAGCGATATATCGAGCGATATGGCGCTCCTTAAAGAATTGAATCCTGAGCTCCACGGCGCCTGGATGAACCTTCACAACGGAGTATTTTCAGACGGCGCTCTCACTCAGAAGGAAAAGCAGCTTATAGCGGTCGCCGCCGCTCACATAACGAGATGCCCTTACTGCATAAGGTCGAGAGTCAGGCAGTCGAAGAACCTGGGGGCTTCCGATCAGGAAATAATCGAGGCGATCTACGTCGCGTTCCGCTTCGCGATGGGCGGGCCATACGCATATTCGAGCATAGCGTTCGAAGCACATGACGCGCTCGAGCACAACATCCCTCTCACCGAAGGACATTTCTTCAAGAAGGACATAACCAAGGAAATCAACGAATTCAGCAAATGCAGCGGGGAGAACTCGGAGGCCTTCAAGGAGTTCACCAAGAAGGTGTTCGCCGACGGGGCTCTCAGCAAAGACTTCAAGAGAGGTTTGATGGGGCTTGCATGCGGACACATGACGAAGTGCCCTTACTGCATAAGGGGCTGCGTGAAGGACGCGAGGAGCGCAGGCTATACAAAAGAGCAGATGGCCGAAGCGATAAATGTGGGCATGGTCATGTCCGCGGGCGCCTGTTTCGCGTATACCAGCATCGCTATGGATACACTCGCGGGACTTAACGAGAAAAGTAAGAAGAGGGCTGTGAAATAA
- the mnmE gene encoding tRNA uridine-5-carboxymethylaminomethyl(34) synthesis GTPase MnmE, whose translation MNRHSISNEDTIAAVATPPGSGGIAIIRISGPKSSEVPTLIFRSGREGAEAKLMESHRLYHGLIINPATNDIVDEVLCVLMKSPNSYTGQDIVEIHSHGGQLVPKRILEILFGLGIRPANPGEFTLRAFLNGKMDLTQAEAVSDIINARTEEGLKQAELQLEGELSRSITGFKETTLDIMAEIEAQVDFPEDEIDPITKDAMSSRINSLISGINNLLATYEEGRIIKHGVKTAILGKPNVGKSSLLNMLLMKERAIVSPLPGTTRDFIEESIDIGGIPLVLIDTAGIRETYDEIEHEGVRLAKKKAEEAELLLIVLDGSEPLDRDDMEVLKGAAGKKAIIILNKADKGITLNPESLPCQTHKDRIIHTSAKTGTGTEELKASVRRLLTDGNSRTDGSEIILTELRHKLALENSADRLSAFLELLEKGESPEFLAIELRAALDSFGEITGEVTTEDILGRIFSKFCIGK comes from the coding sequence ATGAACCGGCACTCGATATCGAATGAGGACACGATTGCGGCTGTCGCGACCCCGCCCGGCAGCGGAGGCATAGCCATAATCAGGATCAGCGGGCCGAAATCGTCCGAAGTCCCGACGCTCATATTCAGATCCGGACGGGAGGGCGCGGAAGCGAAGCTGATGGAGTCGCACCGGCTCTATCACGGGCTGATTATAAATCCCGCGACGAACGATATAGTAGATGAGGTCCTGTGCGTGTTAATGAAGTCCCCTAACTCGTATACTGGGCAAGACATCGTAGAAATTCATTCACATGGCGGACAACTGGTTCCGAAAAGGATACTGGAGATACTATTCGGTTTGGGCATAAGGCCGGCAAACCCGGGGGAATTCACCCTCAGGGCATTTTTAAACGGCAAGATGGACCTCACGCAGGCCGAAGCCGTATCCGATATTATCAATGCGCGCACCGAAGAGGGACTGAAACAGGCGGAGCTACAGCTCGAAGGAGAGCTATCCCGGAGTATAACAGGATTCAAGGAGACGACTCTCGACATAATGGCTGAAATTGAGGCCCAGGTGGACTTCCCCGAAGATGAAATTGACCCGATAACCAAAGATGCCATGTCCAGCCGTATAAACAGTCTGATTTCCGGCATCAATAACCTGCTTGCCACTTATGAAGAAGGTCGGATAATCAAGCACGGCGTTAAGACAGCCATACTCGGAAAGCCGAATGTAGGAAAATCGAGCCTTCTGAATATGCTTTTAATGAAGGAAAGGGCGATCGTGAGCCCACTGCCCGGCACTACCAGGGATTTCATTGAGGAAAGTATCGATATTGGAGGGATACCGCTGGTACTCATCGATACGGCGGGAATCAGGGAGACGTACGACGAGATAGAGCACGAAGGAGTGAGACTGGCAAAGAAAAAGGCGGAAGAGGCGGAGCTGCTGCTTATAGTGCTCGACGGAAGCGAGCCGCTCGACAGGGACGATATGGAGGTATTAAAAGGCGCCGCCGGCAAAAAAGCCATCATCATACTGAACAAAGCCGATAAGGGGATCACATTGAACCCGGAATCCCTCCCCTGCCAGACACATAAGGATAGAATAATTCATACGTCGGCAAAGACGGGCACAGGGACAGAAGAGCTGAAAGCTTCGGTCAGGAGGCTGCTGACAGACGGAAACAGCCGCACAGACGGCAGCGAAATCATCTTGACTGAGTTAAGACACAAACTTGCACTCGAGAATTCCGCAGACCGTCTCTCAGCGTTCCTGGAGCTGCTGGAAAAAGGCGAGTCGCCCGAATTCCTCGCTATAGAGCTAAGGGCCGCATTGGATTCATTCGGGGAAATAACCGGCGAGGTGACGACTGAAGACATCCTCGGAAGAATCTTCAGCAAATTTTGCATTGGGAAATAG
- a CDS encoding aminotransferase class IV, with product MSEQVYINGTKLDSPLPLRALFFGEGLFETFRYKCRMPLFFDKHYDRMSRGARLLRIPLMERDRLAEHVNKVIINSGISDAYVKICLLSDGGPNYYDNPARGDIAIIVRDYNSSKERVRVCINKFARCADSPVRSIKSLNYLENIIARREASRKGYDEAIFLNERGEIAEGTAGNIFWVEEDTLRTPSVECGLLPGIIRELLMNSVGDIGLRLEDGAYHPERLAGSRMAFLTNSLSGTVLISELGETALPFDYELYGAIKNLVFSRLGWI from the coding sequence GTGTCTGAACAGGTATATATAAACGGTACAAAGCTCGATTCTCCGCTTCCGCTGAGGGCTCTTTTCTTCGGGGAAGGACTTTTCGAAACCTTTCGTTACAAATGCCGCATGCCTTTATTTTTCGACAAGCACTACGACCGTATGTCGCGGGGCGCCCGGCTTCTTCGCATACCGCTTATGGAGAGGGACAGGCTAGCCGAGCATGTGAATAAAGTAATAATAAATTCAGGCATATCGGATGCTTATGTCAAAATATGCCTTCTCTCGGACGGAGGCCCGAATTACTATGACAATCCGGCGAGAGGCGATATAGCTATTATCGTCAGGGACTACAATTCTTCGAAGGAGCGTGTGCGTGTGTGCATCAATAAATTCGCGAGATGCGCAGACTCCCCGGTTCGTAGCATTAAGTCCCTCAATTACCTCGAGAATATCATAGCCAGAAGGGAGGCTTCCCGAAAAGGATATGATGAAGCTATCTTTCTTAATGAAAGAGGGGAGATAGCCGAAGGTACTGCAGGCAATATTTTCTGGGTTGAGGAAGATACTCTCCGTACGCCGTCCGTCGAGTGTGGCTTGCTGCCCGGCATCATTCGAGAATTATTGATGAATTCCGTAGGCGATATCGGTCTCCGCTTAGAGGATGGCGCGTATCATCCCGAACGTCTGGCCGGCTCAAGAATGGCCTTTCTGACGAATTCTCTTTCAGGAACCGTCCTGATTTCAGAGTTGGGTGAAACGGCGCTCCCTTTCGATTACGAGCTTTATGGAGCCATAAAAAATCTAGTGTTTTCAAGGCTTGGATGGATATAA
- the pabB gene encoding aminodeoxychorismate synthase component I, producing MDRISCLFLDSGGGWFGADEKSESFMRFGKPKGFFYAERGLVTVNTASGAIRTRRDPLTVLEGFLSEGYVAVGYIGYEYSAYTEQGFTPSHIKEGERLPDLQFLLYREEDIERGGTADLKFKTGQEITGTAGTSNHDNRIASAPVSNMSREEYINMVETAKGYIRDGDIYQINLSQRFTVDSRIAPLESFLRMFHVQQVPFGCYIDFGGFQISSGSMELFLSRRGEILTTRPIKGTVERGMNPESDTIKKAKLVSSEKERAENLMIVDLMRNDLARVSRAGSVKVTRLFDVETYSTLHQLVSEVEGRLVSGAGVGRIIKNTFPPGSVTGAPKRRVLEIIDALEPHWRGPYCGALGAFFPDGDFTLSVGIRLLVTDPGKATFWVGGGIVWDSDPEKEYEETLLKSLAIKRALGLSE from the coding sequence ATGGACCGGATTTCGTGCCTGTTTCTGGACTCGGGGGGCGGATGGTTCGGAGCGGATGAAAAATCAGAGTCTTTCATGCGCTTCGGAAAGCCGAAGGGATTTTTTTATGCCGAACGCGGGCTCGTGACCGTCAATACTGCCTCGGGCGCCATACGAACCAGACGTGATCCGCTGACAGTTCTCGAAGGGTTCCTGAGTGAAGGCTATGTAGCCGTGGGGTATATAGGATACGAATACTCGGCATATACCGAGCAGGGTTTTACACCTTCACATATTAAAGAAGGCGAGAGGCTCCCGGATCTACAATTTCTTCTCTACCGTGAGGAAGATATAGAGAGAGGGGGTACTGCCGATTTAAAATTCAAAACCGGTCAAGAAATAACCGGCACTGCCGGTACTTCAAATCACGACAACCGTATTGCAAGCGCTCCCGTATCCAATATGAGCAGGGAAGAATATATAAATATGGTCGAGACAGCAAAAGGATATATCAGGGACGGGGATATATATCAGATAAACCTCTCACAGCGTTTTACTGTCGATTCACGTATTGCGCCGCTTGAATCCTTCTTGCGGATGTTTCACGTGCAACAAGTGCCCTTCGGCTGCTACATAGATTTCGGTGGCTTCCAGATTTCGAGCGGCTCTATGGAGCTGTTTCTCAGTAGAAGGGGAGAAATTTTGACCACGCGGCCGATAAAGGGGACCGTGGAGAGGGGAATGAATCCCGAGTCCGATACCATAAAGAAAGCGAAGCTGGTGAGCAGCGAGAAGGAGAGAGCGGAGAACCTCATGATCGTGGATCTCATGAGGAACGACCTGGCCAGAGTATCCAGGGCGGGCTCGGTCAAGGTTACGAGACTCTTCGATGTCGAAACGTATTCGACGCTCCACCAGCTTGTATCGGAGGTAGAAGGGAGGCTCGTGAGCGGAGCGGGGGTTGGCCGGATAATTAAAAACACGTTTCCTCCGGGCTCGGTCACGGGGGCCCCTAAGAGAAGAGTCCTCGAGATTATCGATGCGCTCGAGCCGCACTGGAGGGGTCCTTATTGCGGCGCTTTGGGCGCATTCTTCCCCGACGGTGACTTTACACTGAGCGTCGGCATAAGACTTCTTGTAACGGATCCCGGGAAGGCTACGTTCTGGGTAGGGGGAGGGATAGTATGGGATTCCGACCCTGAGAAAGAGTATGAGGAGACCCTTCTGAAGTCGCTAGCAATAAAAAGGGCGCTCGGGCTCTCCGAATAA
- a CDS encoding (Fe-S)-binding protein, giving the protein MKPVIMAILIIAAFGFFFYNVYNLFKLLRLGKYDNRFDNIGERVRRVLIYVFGQKRLVTNYKFAGIEHFMIFWGFVIVTIGTIEILISGVFPGFRLIPGGAHNVYEFILDIVQTLVVIAIIMGIINRTTIAKRREVNGLDAVVILGLIFGLMVTALGTMATRVAMGKADAAWLPVSSTLAGVFFSGMSESGLNYSHEFFWWFHVLIVLGFLNYLPYSKHSHVFTAIPNVFFQNLQPRGALRPIDFENAPEDVDHFGAGKIQDFTWKDILDAYTCTECGRCTDNCPAWHTEKPLSPREIVVKLRHYASSEGKALLNGNSSNGGEAATIPGPDWITEDELWACTSCNACVEQCPLFIDQMGKIMEMRRFLTLEGRLTGTAVKTLQKLQTQGNPWGFSEGDRAKWISGYEGVNVIGENGVEDASTFDYIYWMGCYGGYDPRGQKIAQSIVSLLTQAGVNFAVLGPMESCTGDPARRLGEEALYQMLATQNIETLNGLRVKKVIANCPHCFNTIKNEYPQFGGNYEVVNHTQLLNDLVKQGKLRPTKEINQGVAYHDPCYLGRYNRVFDEPRELLQSIPGLRLIELDRRRERSFCCGAGGGKIWMEEEAPRVNWNRFEEVESKNPDTLAVACYFCDTMFEDASKHAGNDKMEIKDISVILRESVETESKS; this is encoded by the coding sequence ATGAAGCCGGTCATAATGGCGATTTTGATAATAGCCGCTTTCGGGTTTTTCTTCTATAACGTATACAACCTTTTCAAATTACTCCGTCTGGGAAAATACGATAACAGGTTCGACAACATCGGCGAGAGGGTAAGGCGCGTTCTCATATACGTATTCGGCCAGAAGAGGCTCGTCACAAATTATAAATTCGCCGGCATAGAGCACTTCATGATTTTCTGGGGATTTGTGATAGTCACGATAGGCACGATAGAGATACTCATAAGCGGGGTTTTCCCAGGATTCAGGCTCATCCCCGGCGGGGCCCATAACGTCTATGAATTCATTCTGGATATTGTCCAGACCCTGGTCGTGATAGCGATAATAATGGGGATCATTAACAGGACCACTATTGCAAAAAGAAGAGAGGTGAACGGTCTCGACGCCGTGGTTATACTCGGGCTCATATTCGGGCTCATGGTCACTGCGCTCGGCACTATGGCCACGAGAGTAGCCATGGGCAAGGCGGATGCGGCATGGCTTCCCGTCTCGAGCACCCTGGCGGGCGTTTTCTTCTCGGGAATGAGCGAATCGGGCCTCAACTACTCCCACGAATTCTTCTGGTGGTTCCATGTGCTCATAGTCCTCGGGTTCCTTAACTACCTACCCTATTCCAAGCACAGCCACGTTTTCACGGCCATTCCGAACGTTTTTTTTCAGAACCTCCAGCCGCGCGGGGCGCTCAGGCCTATAGACTTCGAAAATGCCCCCGAGGACGTAGACCACTTCGGCGCGGGGAAAATACAGGATTTCACATGGAAGGATATACTCGATGCTTATACGTGCACCGAGTGCGGAAGGTGCACGGACAACTGCCCGGCGTGGCATACCGAGAAACCGCTCTCCCCGAGAGAGATAGTCGTAAAGCTCAGGCACTACGCATCGAGCGAAGGGAAGGCGCTTTTGAACGGCAATTCCTCGAACGGCGGTGAGGCTGCTACGATCCCCGGCCCGGATTGGATAACGGAGGATGAGCTGTGGGCCTGTACGAGCTGTAACGCATGCGTGGAGCAATGCCCTCTTTTCATCGACCAGATGGGGAAGATCATGGAAATGAGACGGTTCCTTACCCTAGAAGGGCGGCTCACGGGGACGGCGGTCAAAACCCTTCAGAAGCTCCAGACGCAGGGGAATCCCTGGGGGTTCAGCGAGGGCGACCGCGCGAAGTGGATATCGGGATACGAGGGCGTGAACGTGATAGGGGAGAACGGGGTCGAGGACGCCTCCACTTTCGACTATATCTACTGGATGGGGTGCTATGGAGGTTATGACCCGAGGGGTCAGAAGATAGCACAATCGATCGTAAGCCTCCTCACCCAGGCCGGTGTCAATTTTGCCGTGCTCGGCCCCATGGAAAGCTGCACCGGGGATCCTGCGAGGAGGCTAGGGGAGGAGGCTCTTTATCAGATGCTCGCAACGCAGAACATCGAGACGCTCAACGGGCTTAGGGTGAAGAAGGTCATCGCCAACTGCCCTCACTGTTTTAACACCATAAAAAACGAATACCCTCAATTCGGCGGCAATTACGAGGTCGTAAACCACACGCAGCTCTTGAACGATCTCGTGAAGCAGGGGAAATTGAGGCCGACGAAAGAGATAAATCAGGGAGTTGCATACCACGACCCGTGCTATCTCGGCAGGTATAACAGGGTCTTCGACGAGCCGAGGGAGCTGCTTCAGTCCATACCCGGTCTCAGGCTCATCGAGCTCGACAGGAGGCGCGAGAGGAGCTTCTGCTGCGGAGCGGGCGGAGGGAAGATATGGATGGAGGAAGAGGCCCCGAGGGTGAACTGGAACAGGTTCGAGGAAGTGGAGTCCAAGAACCCCGATACGCTGGCTGTCGCGTGTTATTTTTGCGATACTATGTTCGAAGACGCGTCGAAGCACGCTGGCAACGACAAGATGGAGATCAAGGACATATCGGTGATTCTGAGGGAATCCGTCGAGACCGAAAGCAAGTCTTGA